TTATCTGGGGGAGGGAAGTGAGATCTGGGGAGCATATGGCTGCCGTCTAGAGGGTCCAGCCTGCACACACGCGGCTTACGTTGTACTTATGGAAGAAGGTCAGATAGCGGATGACGCCGACCCAGACGAGCAAGGTGGAGGTGCCCAGGAGGATGCTGCAGACATCGTAGCTCGCCAGGTTCTAGGGACAAGAGCAGAGTCAACCTCATCTGGCCTGGCCCTTctggcggaggtgggggggggggggtgcccaggcAGGATGGGGGTTAACGCGTATTAGGGGAGCAGCGCCTGGAAGGGGACAACAGGGCCCCAGGCAGGACCTACCTTGGCTTCGATGCCAATCTTCATGATGGTACCCGAGATAGTGAGCACATCGCTGGTGACCAGCAGGATGTACCAGCCGTTGACAAATTCCAGCCGCTCCCACAGGCTGATGACCCGTCCCCGCTGCCGCCACATGAACCCAACAAACTcctgcaggaggaaggaggggtgagAGCCTGTCCAGGCAAGGGACCCGCTCTCCCCTGGCCCTTATGGCCCCAGAGCTGGGCAAGGCCGGCTTGGGCACACGTGCAGGCCACTGGAGGCAGCTCTCACGTTCTGCAGCAGAAAGCCACGGAGCAGCGAGCGGGCACAcagcaggaaggagaaggaacaggTGAGGATCACGACCACGTCAAACAGGAGCCGGAAGCTGTTGTCTCCTGTGAGGAGATGACTTGGGTAGAGGCAGGAGTGGCTCAGGGCCTCGGGAGACTAGGGACGGGGCTAGGCCAGGCCTAGGAGGCTGCAGGACTGGTTGTGGCTCCTCAGTGGGCTCACGGGTGACCTGGGCGAGTCAGGAACTGGGTCCGTGCTGGCCTGGGACTTGGTGGGCTCCCCGGGCAGGTCAGGACCTCCGGTCCCAGCTGGTGTGGGGTTTGGGGGCTCACCGTGCCTGAAGACGCTGGGGTGCTTACACTCCTGGATGTGGGCCTGGGTCTCCAGGCTGATGGGGATACGGCCGCTGTGCGCCTTATTGTCAAAAGTGATCTGTAGCAACACGGCAAGGCAGGAGGAGCCAGATCGGACCTTGACACACCCAGGCTCCCAGATCCACACGATGGACGGTCTGTCCAGCCCCATCCCCCTTCTCACCCCCACGCTGCCCTTGGCCAAGGGCCCCAGCCCCGGAGCTCAGAAGCCCTGCAGGCAATCCCTATTACTGGCAGGCCCTACACCCTCGTCCCGGACCCTGGGGCTTACCAGGACACTGAAGGTGTAGCAGTCTGGAATTTCATTGTTGATCAGGCTCTGGAGGTTGATGGTCTTCAGCTGGAAGTGGATGGTGACGTTGATCAgcctggggggtggtggggaggcctgggtgagggggaggggctctgCTCCTCCCGCCTGCCACCGCCCGGCCCCTACCAGTGCTCCTGCCCCAATGCTGACTCTGCAGCTTGCAGAGGAAGTGCTCGCACACGGGCATCAGCGTGGCCTTCCTCTGTCCCCGCCTGTGAGGGGGCGGCCAAGGATGCCTGGcatcctgcctccccccaccctcggCCCAGCCCTGGAGGCCCCCTCCATCAGGCAGTACTTGTGGAATTTGAGCGTGAGGTTCTTGTAACTGGCGCTGCCATCCGAGAGGGAGAGATCATCACTGGGGGGCACAAGGGGTCTCTCAGGGGGGTCCACCCGGATGCAGTCTGAGGACAGGGAGTCAGGGAAGGGACACTGGGGGCGGGAGAGGCACAGGCAGGTCTCCCCAGAGTCCCCGacagcccccttccctccttcacttCCCACTATGAGCTTAGCGGTTGTCATTTGTTCCCCCACTGTCTCCCCAGGACAGGGCCCAGTGTGTCTCATTCCGGACACAGGCCCTAGGGCCTGGCCCTCAGTGAGCCCCCAGACGTTTAGTGGATCAATGATATTAAGACACCACGCGTGCGTTTTCGGGCGGACCAAACATTCCCCCGAGGACACCCCGAGCGTCGAGTCACGATCAATCGGGACAACCCTATCTCCTAGAAGGCTGGGAGGCAGAACCGGAATGTGACTCCCAGCGGCCGCGATACCCCGCCTGCTGtgtctgcgcccccccccccccctcctgctcACCAGTGACAACCAGCGGATCAATGTCAAAGGTGTCGTTGGCCGGGTCCACGTGGCCGCGGTGGTAGTAGTGCTGGCAGAGGGCCAGGGCCGAGCCATTGGCCCAGGGGCCACCTCCGCCCCGCACGTAGGCATACCGGCCCAGCGACACATCGGGGAGCATCAGGTACTgcgggcagggaaggggagaagccGTCAGCCCTGCCTGctgtcccctgcctgccccctcgCCTGCCGCCCCCCGGGGGGCCCCGCACCTGGTCCACGGTGTGGAAGATGGCCTGGTAGAGCTGCTCCCGCGTGTAGGCTGCGAAGGTATCATCCGCCCCATCAGAGTAGCCCAGGAGGAAGAGGTGCCGGAAGGCAATGGTGTTCTCTTCCCGGAAGGTCACTGCCAGCTGGTTGCTGAGCCCGAACAGGATGAGCTGGTGGAGGGAGCAGGCATCGACAAAACTGGGATGGGGCCTCCCCCAGGGCACGAGTGGAGGAAGGCCCACCAGAAATCCCCGGTGAGCAGCACACAGCAGGTGTTCGTACATCTCATGCCCGAGATCAACGTTCATTAAATGTTTAGCAGGtgccgggttctgtgctgagcccaAATCTACAGGGTGAGTACCACCGATGGGCCCTTGTACcgaaaagaaatcagaaatgtgGTAATACGCCCCGAATCACAGCACCAGACCCAGAGCTCCTTAGGGCAGGGGCTCGGTCTGATTCGTCTTGGGGTCCCCAAAGCCCACCATGGGGCCTGGGGTGGCAGCAGTATCTGCTAAGCCACCGGGTCCGTTCTCTTTGAGgcaccaggctgcctgggttcaagtgCCAGCTCCCCATGCTTGGTTGCTCTGTGATTTTGGACAaatcccttcacctctctgggccctggctgcctcatctgtaaaagggtgGCAGTAAGAGTTGCCAAGACCTCCAAGGGCGTTTGTGAGCTTACCAGGAGCTGTTCCCACACAGACCTGGGAGAGCTTTGTGACTGATCACTGCCATTGTCACTGTCCTTACGTTGCTGCAGCATCAGGACTAGGCTCTGACTCCAGGACTCTCCTTCAAGAACGGCGGCGGCCACAGCTGGGTTCTGCTGGGGCCCCTGCACGACTCACCTGCACAGTGACCACCAAGATCTTCACGACTTGCAGCATCAGCTTGAAGGGCTTGCGACCCTTGGCCCGGAATTTGTCACAGGGactcatgaaaaaatatttgaggcGGCGACGCAGGTCCTCCTCTTCCGGAGGGACCGGGGAAGCCCCGGCCCGGGTGCCATACCCAGGACTGGGTGTCAGGAGGCGCTCCGTCtctgagggaaagggagagggcagTGGGGACCACCTGGGAACAGGGGAGACGGGTCCCCTGCTCCAGCCAAGAAAATAACTCCCATCGAAGAAATCCCAGAAACCGCAACGTTTTATGGATACACACAGCAATAGTGCTCAGAGGCTACCAATTCCGATTTGGGGCTCAAAAGGGCCTGAGCTGATGCGTGACCCTGTTGCTCACTGGCTGGGGCAGGGCACCcggcctctgagcctcagcttcctcctctgcaaaatggggcagtAATCTCTCTCACCGGGAAGCTGAAGGTCTGATGCTCACAAAGCATCGACCACAGGGGCTGGTGCGTGGTAAGAGTGTCCGAATATCCCATCCTCGTTCCAGTTGTCGGTTTGTGGGGAAAGCACGAATGGCTTCCACTGGCTTCTCACAGGTCACTCAAGCCTCCAGGGCTTATATCAACTCCAGCCCCCAGGTGGGAGCGTGGAGCTCAGCTAcattccagatttttctttcttttctttttttttttttttaaagagaaaaagagcaagcatgagtgggggagggacagagggagacagagaatcttcaAGCAGGCTCGATACTCAGTGCAACGTTCAATCCCATGATcttcggatcatgacctgagccgaaatgaagagctggaaactcaactgactgagccacccaggcaccccttcccgtTCTTTTCTGGTCAAACACCCAAAGAAGGGCCCTTCTGCTCATCGCTCATGGTGACCTGGCCCACCCAGCTGACACTCTCACAAGCCACAGGCCTGAAGGAGAGATCGACAATAACAGAGCACATTTGCTCAAGACTCACTGTACCCCAGTGGGTGTCGTTATGCCATTTGTGCGTCAGTTCGTGAGCTAATATAGCCTCTTCATTAAGGGTCCCAACTTCTGGAAATCACACAGCCCTAGAAACAAATCCCAGACCTGCCACTTCCCAGTTGGGGGATCCTGGACATCTTTTAAAACCTCCGTCTCCTCATTTgaaaagtggaaattaaaaaaaaaaaaaaaaaagtctaccctGAGGCTGAAATTCTGGAAGGTGTTCTGAGAATGAAGACTGACAAGACAAAAGCCTCGGTTCAGCTCTAGAATCTTAGTAATTCTTCAGCAAACAGGGACTATTCTAAGCATTACTCGTTCCCTTCACTCCTGATCAGCCCAAGAGGAAAGTCCAAGGTTTCATCACCTGCTGGGGTCACAGCTGGTCACAGCAGCCCAGGACCATCCCTGAcagcccccccacacacacacacacccctactaGGAGAACCCTGCTTCTTTCCAGGACCTGGCTGGCTGACTGCCTGGCACAGCCACCAGGATGAATGTGGCACCGTCAGAACCTGTCGTGCAGGGAGGGCCAGCTCCTGGCTGGTCCCCTTGGAGCTGGGATGTTGTTGTGGAGTTGTTTACAAGACAGCTGGATGGGAAGCCAGAGGGCAGGCCCGCCTCCCTAGCTGGGATCACAGTTAACCCACCCCAGATCCTACCAGCAGGGACCGCTGAAAGACCAACACAAAGGGTCCTCCTCCGGCCCCACCCCCCGCATTAAGAAGCAGAGACTGAAAATACTGGAGGCTGGGCAGCCACCTCCTGAGTTCAAGGAAGCTGAGCTTCCATGGGTTTGGACTTATAAAATCGAGTTAAGTGCCAAGGTCGAGGAGGCAATCCCCCCGCCAGCTCACTGTCTGAGTTTAGAGAAGCTGAGCGTTGCCTCCTGGATTGGGGAAGGGAATCCTGGGAGTTTCACGTGAGGGTTGCAGAAGCTGGTGCCCGCTGAGAGTTCCAGCAAAGCTGAGCAAAGCAGAACGCAAACCCTGGAAACCTCCCCGGCGCGAGCTGGCGAGGCTGGCGGCCCACCCGCTGCCTGAGTTTAGGGACTCTGAGCACAACGTGGGTCCAGGAAGAGCACTCGGCAGTCCCGCCACTCCGAGGTCGGAGGAGCTGCTGCCCACCTGTGGCCCAGGTTCTAGGAGCCATCTGTCCTTATCTCCACTCCCGGGAAGCTGAGAGGTCAGCACCGGAGTTCAGGCAAGGGAAACCGGGAGCTCAGCCGCCCCAGGTCGGGGAAGctggccgcccgcccgccgcccgcgtTCGGAGGCCCGCGGGGCCGCGCGCCCTCACCTGAGCCGCGCCGGCCCACGGGGGCTGCCATGCCGGGACGGGGAGCGCCGGACGCCGGCGGGCGCGGCGGGGCAGCCGGGGTCCGAGCGCCCGCCGCTGCCACTGCGGCCTCGCTCCCTCGCGGTGCAGCTTCAAACCCTCTCGCATCAGCTGACTCGAGCCGCGGTCACGTGATCGGAGCGGCgccgcgcgccccccccccccccgccactggaAGCACGTGACCGGATCCCGTCCCACCCCCTGCGCCACGACAATCCCTGCGGCCGCAGCACGCATGCGTTGTCTTCGGCTGGCGACTTGCGGGGCGGAGGGCGGTCTTGGGGCCCTAACGCCGACGGTCCCTGAAGGTGCTGGGGGATGGGCTGGCTGTGAGAATGCCAAAGTAGGGCTGGTTCCGTCCTGGCTCCTTGCCACGCCTCCGTCCGGTGCCGGATTCTTGAGTTCCACGTTCAAGGCTTGACCCCTTACCCTCCCCAGAGTCCGAGGATGATCGTCCGTCCTGTCTCATGGCTGCTTCTCTGGCCTGGCAGAAACCTCATGCTTACTCGCATCTCTTTCGGCTTCCGCTCCTCTCATCTGAACTGTCGGCAAATCTATGTCATTTCCTAATTGTGTCCTAAATAGGACCACTTATCCCCACTCCTATGGCCGTCAGCCGAGAGTCCCTCAACATTCCTGGCCTGGACCACTGCAGCCACCTCCTTCCTAACCTGAGGCTCCCACTCCGGCCCCCTGCACTACACTGTCCAGGCGGCAGCCGGAAAGCATTTTGGAAGAGTAACTCCTGTTGAGTCTTCTACCACACCTGTCGACGTCTTCCCGTTGCTCAAGGATAACAAGCAAACTCCCACCTCAGTCTGCCGGGGCCCTCTGCTCTGGCCCCAATCTCCCCTAGCTCATCACTCAACAgccccggggcctttgcacacTCTTTGAAGCACGCTGGTTAAGAACTCaggctctgggggcgcctgggtggcgcagtcggttaagcgtccgacttcagccaggtcacgatctcgcggtccgggagttcgagccccgcgtcgggctctgggctgatggctcagagcctggagcctgtttccgattctgtgtctccctctctctctgcccctcccccgttcatgctctgtctctctctgtcccaaaaataaataaacgttgaaaaaaaatttaataaatctaGGCCCTGCCAACTGCCACTTACTTCTACATCCGCCAAAGGGTCCCTTAAACTCCACATGTCTGGTTGCTCGTTTTCAAAATGGGGATACTTAGTCATAGTTACCTGTCTGGTGAAGCTGtggaattaaaagagaaaatgcgACAGCATAAACTGCAAGGGTACAGAGCAAGGCCGGGCAACCAGCACTGACAATTAAATTAGTGGGTTATTGGGATTCTAGAATCCCTCCTCAGGAGAGCAGTCCCCCCAGTAACTGCTTTTCAAAGCTTTCTGAAATTGGCATCTGTGAGTTCTGTGAAGGCCAAGGCCGTGCTTATCTTGCTCTCTGTTGAGGCTCCAGGAAGCAACAGATTTGGGCTGAACACATAAATGAGCACCTCTTCTGTCCAGTGCTGTACCTAGAACATGGGCTGTGAAGGGCGTGGGGTAGGCTGTGCGAACACAGAACACATGGGATAGGGCTGCTGGCCAGGTCTCCTATCAGCCTCCATTATCAGCCTTCTAGACTGTCAACATGCCAGAAATTCCACCACTCAGAGAAAAGCCAGAGGGAAGGGATCCTGTTCAGACCACCCGCCAAGGAAGTCTGCCCTTGACTAGGGTGGCTAGGGTGCTCTTGGGGAGCAGAGTGGTAACTACGGTGGGCCAGTGTGAGACCTTGTGGGGGAACGGGGAAGCCTGGAGGATtaggggcagggagccaggacATTGGGGTTCCAGCTATGGCTGGCACGGGCCacaccctcccccatctcccGAGGAAAGGGCTGTGCCTTagtggaaaaagagaaacaggcaAACCACAACACAGAGCCAGGAGGCAGTGCGAGGATTTTACTAAACTGCACGACACACAACTTCCCCAGGCCCCCGGGAGCATCGGCGTCCACTTCAGCCGTCGGGCCCCAGCAGCGCCCCTTGTTCCCGCACCCACTCAGGACTCTCGCCAGTAGGGAGGGCTGGGCTGACAGTGTCATGGGTGGGGGAGCAGGGTTCGGGATGAGACTCGGGGTTGGAGTCGGAGCTGGGGCCAGATCCGTGGTCAGGGCTGGCCACAAGGTCGGGATCTGCGTCGTGACCAGGCTTAGGGTCAGAAGCTTTGATAGAATCAGGGGTGGGGGTAGATTCGGAGCCAGAGACAGCTTTGGGGCTGGGATTAGGGAGGGAGCCCGGCTCGGAGCCAGGGTCAGAGCCAAGGCCAGAGCTGGGGCCAGGGCTGAGGCCCAGGCCGGAGCCGAGAACAGACACAGCATCAGGCCCCAGGAGGGAGACCTGCCCGGGCCGCAGCATCGAAGCAGGACTGAGGCCCAGGCCTGCGGCGGCCGCCGCGGCAGCGGCAGCCGCCGCGGCGGCGCCCTCGTGCACGCGCTTGTGCTTGGTGAGGCTGGAAGCCTGGCCGAAGGCCTTGCCGCAGAGCTGGCAGCGGTAGGGGCGCTCTCCGGAATGCACGTGCAGGTGCTGCAGCAGCGCGGAGCTCTGCCCGAAGGCCTTGGAGCAGTGGGGGCAGGCGTAGGGCCGCTCGCCCGTGTGGATGCGCAGGTGGTGCTGCAGGTTGGAGCTCTGGCCGAACGCCTTGCCGCAGTGGGGACAGCGGTACGGGCGCTCCGCCGTGTGCGTGCGCTGGTGCTGCAGCAGCGCCGAGCTCTGGCCGAAGGCTTTGCCGCACTGCGGGCACGGGTACGGCCGCTCGCCCGTGTGCGTGCGCAGGTGCTTCAGCAGCGCGGAGCCCTGCCCGAAGCCCTTGGCGCACACGGGGCACTTGTGCGGCCGCGGGCCGCCGTGCGTGCGCAGGTGCTGCGCCAGCAGCGAGCCGTGCCCGAAGGCCTTGCCGCACACGGGGCAGTGGTGCGGCTTCTCGCCGCTGTGGCTGCTGCGGTGCTTCAGCAGCGTGGAGCGCCAGCCGAAGGCCTTGCCGCAGGCGGCGCACTGGTAGGGCCGCGCGCCCGTGTGGATGCCCCGGTGCTGGGCCAGCGTGGCGCCGTGGCTGAACGACTTGCCGCAGTCGGGGCAGCGGTAGGGCTTCTCGCCGCTGTGGGTGCGGCGGTGCTGGCTCAGCCCCGAGCTGCGGCGGAAGGCTCGCCCGCAATCGGGGCAGGAGAAGGGCCGGGGAGGGCTGGCAGGAGCAGGAAGCACCGCGGGGCTGGCGGCCAGGACCTCGGGAGTGGCAGTGAGGCTAGATGAGAGGGGGTCCAGGTCTGGGGCTTCGGTGGGGCTGAGGGTGTCGCTGTTGGGGTCAAGAACCAGGGGGACAGGGCCGATGACGTCTGGATCCAGGTCGAAACTTGAGGACATGGGGTCGAGATCTTGGGGATCCGAGTCACGGGTCCCCGAGACGGAGCTCGGAGCTTCAGCATCGGGGTCCAGATCCTCAGAGACAGGCTCCAGATCTTCATAGCTGGGGTCCACATCTTCGGAGACAGTGTTGAGGTCTTCTGGGTCGGGCTCTGGGTCCAGCTCTTCGGGGTTGGGGTCCAGGTCCTCGGAGTCAGAGTCAAGCTCGTCATAAGCGGGCCTTGGGCCTTTGTGGCCTGGGTTCCTGACCAGGACCGAGCGCCGCATCCCTGGTGTGGAAATGCTGGCTGCTTCTAGGGCCGGATCTGCAGGGGTGAGgacagagggtgggtggaggtAGGTGCTGGAGAACAGGGGGTCTCTCTTGGAGTCTGGGCAGGGAAGTGAGAGGGGGCCGTGCCCCACAACCCATCGCTGCACACACACATGGATCCTTCTCTTGCCTCAGACTGCGGGGAGACTTGTGGCAGGCCCCAgacagggcagggagaagagggacCCTGGTGGGacatgggggtggggcggggcttcCCTTCTCAGCACCACACCTGGATGGAAGTCATGGGACCCGGCACTAGAGGTCTCCAGTACCCAGTTCCagggctctgcccctctctgcatCTTGGGCTCCTCCTCCCGTGGGAAGCTTGGCTCctgtggaggagagagaatccaggcTTCCTACCCCCTTGGCTGGGGTCCCCTCACGGGAAAGAGGGATAAGTCCCTGGGTTCCTGTGCTTGCTCGTTCGTAGTACACGGCCTGAATCCCAGTTCCGTCACTGGGGAGGGCATATTTGGGGTTTCCCCTGAAACCTCGGGCTTGCCTCGTAGAGAGGAGCATTGTGAGCTCTGAAGCTTGGATGTGGGGGTGAGTGGGGGGCAAAAAGCATCTGGTACTCATCTTGGGTcactgggggagggcaggggcacctCTGGCTTGCTTGCTGGGGAAGAGACGACCTGAGTGCCAGACCTCACAGTTCCGGGGTGGGAGTAACGGTCAAGACCCTTGTGTACCTGAATGCCAAGTTCCTAAAGCtagagagggtgggggaaatgCTGTAGGACCCAGTGGGACGCAGGGAGACCCATGGGCCCCATAGCCAGGAGAGCAGGGACAGGTGTTGGTATACCTGTCTGCCCAACTGGATAGAAATCCTGAATTCTAACCcctagcgggggggggggggggggaggcgcaaAAATAATACCTGGGGCTCCTCTTAggttactggggggggggggggcggtcttgGGTCATCTCCTAGAAAAGGGGAATTCCTGAGTAACTGACCCAATGGCTGAGATATGGCGACGGGTGTCAGGACCCTTTTATCCTCTCCTGGAGAAAAGATCCTGAATTCCATCCAGCCCCATGCCTGGTGGTTGGGAACAAGGTCTAGAAACAATAGCTGGGACCCCTTCTGGGGAGCACAGGGAGCTCAGGATTACCTGATGGGGAGGCGGTCTGGAGCTACCCACTCcatgggtgggggttggggagcaaACGACAAATAGATCTGAtcctggagggagagggacatCCTAGCCACAACCCCACAGCTGGAAGTGGCTAAGCAAGAGGGTGGAG
This sequence is a window from Prionailurus bengalensis isolate Pbe53 chromosome A2, Fcat_Pben_1.1_paternal_pri, whole genome shotgun sequence. Protein-coding genes within it:
- the MCOLN1 gene encoding mucolipin-1 isoform X2, with product MAAPVGRRGSETERLLTPSPGYGTRAGASPVPPEEEDLRRRLKYFFMSPCDKFRAKGRKPFKLMLQVVKILVVTVQLILFGLSNQLAVTFREENTIAFRHLFLLGYSDGADDTFAAYTREQLYQAIFHTVDQYLMLPDVSLGRYAYVRGGGGPWANGSALALCQHYYHRGHVDPANDTFDIDPLVVTDCIRVDPPERPLVPPSDDLSLSDGSASYKNLTLKFHKLINVTIHFQLKTINLQSLINNEIPDCYTFSVLITFDNKAHSGRIPISLETQAHIQECKHPSVFRHGDNSFRLLFDVVVILTCSFSFLLCARSLLRGFLLQNEFVGFMWRQRGRVISLWERLEFVNGWYILLVTSDVLTISGTIMKIGIEAKNLASYDVCSILLGTSTLLVWVGVIRYLTFFHKYNILIATLRVALPSVMRFCCCVAVIYLGYCFCGWIVLGPYHVKFRSLSMVSECLFSLINGDDMFVTFAAMQAQQGRSSLVWLFSQLYLYSFISLFIYMVLSLFIALITGAYDTIKHPGGAGAEESELQAYIAQCQDSPTSGKFRRGSGSACSLLCCCGRDASEEHSLLVN
- the MCOLN1 gene encoding mucolipin-1 isoform X1 translates to MAAPVGRRGSETERLLTPSPGYGTRAGASPVPPEEEDLRRRLKYFFMSPCDKFRAKGRKPFKLMLQVVKILVVTVQLILFGLSNQLAVTFREENTIAFRHLFLLGYSDGADDTFAAYTREQLYQAIFHTVDQYLMLPDVSLGRYAYVRGGGGPWANGSALALCQHYYHRGHVDPANDTFDIDPLVVTDCIRVDPPERPLVPPSDDLSLSDGSASYKNLTLKFHKLINVTIHFQLKTINLQSLINNEIPDCYTFSVLITFDNKAHSGRIPISLETQAHIQECKHPSVFRHGDNSFRLLFDVVVILTCSFSFLLCARSLLRGFLLQNEFVGFMWRQRGRVISLWERLEFVNGWYILLVTSDVLTISGTIMKIGIEAKNLASYDVCSILLGTSTLLVWVGVIRYLTFFHKYNILIATLRVALPSVMRFCCCVAVIYLGYCFCGWIVLGPYHVKFRSLSMVSECLFSLINGDDMFVTFAAMQAQQGRSSLVWLFSQLYLYSFISLFIYMVLSLFIALITGAYDTIKVSAGPHALPPACLQRGQPSHTRSRVPGAPGPLSRVSGHMRQGEEGRVQGEKVGDSEKPERGDWGGGADRSRQSWFHPRGVLAR
- the MCOLN1 gene encoding mucolipin-1 isoform X3; the protein is MPTCGAEVAPGPMARPWPSASTTTTAATWTRPTTPLTLIRWLSLCPFPDSLSSDCIRVDPPERPLVPPSDDLSLSDGSASYKNLTLKFHKLINVTIHFQLKTINLQSLINNEIPDCYTFSVLITFDNKAHSGRIPISLETQAHIQECKHPSVFRHGDNSFRLLFDVVVILTCSFSFLLCARSLLRGFLLQNEFVGFMWRQRGRVISLWERLEFVNGWYILLVTSDVLTISGTIMKIGIEAKNLASYDVCSILLGTSTLLVWVGVIRYLTFFHKYNILIATLRVALPSVMRFCCCVAVIYLGYCFCGWIVLGPYHVKFRSLSMVSECLFSLINGDDMFVTFAAMQAQQGRSSLVWLFSQLYLYSFISLFIYMVLSLFIALITGAYDTIKVSAGPHALPPACLQRGQPSHTRSRVPGAPGPLSRVSGHMRQGEEGRVQGEKVGDSEKPERGDWGGGADRSRQSWFHPRGVLAR
- the ZNF358 gene encoding zinc finger protein 358 isoform X1; amino-acid sequence: MSTRCFLPPTHPHIQASELTMLLSTRQARGFRGNPKYALPSDGTGIQAVYYERASTGTQGLIPLSREGTPAKGVGSLDSLSSTGAKLPTGGGAQDAERGRALELDPALEAASISTPGMRRSVLVRNPGHKGPRPAYDELDSDSEDLDPNPEELDPEPDPEDLNTVSEDVDPSYEDLEPVSEDLDPDAEAPSSVSGTRDSDPQDLDPMSSSFDLDPDVIGPVPLVLDPNSDTLSPTEAPDLDPLSSSLTATPEVLAASPAVLPAPASPPRPFSCPDCGRAFRRSSGLSQHRRTHSGEKPYRCPDCGKSFSHGATLAQHRGIHTGARPYQCAACGKAFGWRSTLLKHRSSHSGEKPHHCPVCGKAFGHGSLLAQHLRTHGGPRPHKCPVCAKGFGQGSALLKHLRTHTGERPYPCPQCGKAFGQSSALLQHQRTHTAERPYRCPHCGKAFGQSSNLQHHLRIHTGERPYACPHCSKAFGQSSALLQHLHVHSGERPYRCQLCGKAFGQASSLTKHKRVHEGAAAAAAAAAAAAAGLGLSPASMLRPGQVSLLGPDAVSVLGSGLGLSPGPSSGLGSDPGSEPGSLPNPSPKAVSGSESTPTPDSIKASDPKPGHDADPDLVASPDHGSGPSSDSNPESHPEPCSPTHDTVSPALPTGESPEWVREQGALLGPDG
- the ZNF358 gene encoding zinc finger protein 358 isoform X3 → MQRGAEPWNWVLETSSAGSHDFHPDPALEAASISTPGMRRSVLVRNPGHKGPRPAYDELDSDSEDLDPNPEELDPEPDPEDLNTVSEDVDPSYEDLEPVSEDLDPDAEAPSSVSGTRDSDPQDLDPMSSSFDLDPDVIGPVPLVLDPNSDTLSPTEAPDLDPLSSSLTATPEVLAASPAVLPAPASPPRPFSCPDCGRAFRRSSGLSQHRRTHSGEKPYRCPDCGKSFSHGATLAQHRGIHTGARPYQCAACGKAFGWRSTLLKHRSSHSGEKPHHCPVCGKAFGHGSLLAQHLRTHGGPRPHKCPVCAKGFGQGSALLKHLRTHTGERPYPCPQCGKAFGQSSALLQHQRTHTAERPYRCPHCGKAFGQSSNLQHHLRIHTGERPYACPHCSKAFGQSSALLQHLHVHSGERPYRCQLCGKAFGQASSLTKHKRVHEGAAAAAAAAAAAAAGLGLSPASMLRPGQVSLLGPDAVSVLGSGLGLSPGPSSGLGSDPGSEPGSLPNPSPKAVSGSESTPTPDSIKASDPKPGHDADPDLVASPDHGSGPSSDSNPESHPEPCSPTHDTVSPALPTGESPEWVREQGALLGPDG
- the ZNF358 gene encoding zinc finger protein 358 isoform X2, which codes for MATAAAGAGELQVPAAPAAALGRPLSLPGSAWRGRWAEGAAGGAGGRGASCGPRGRGGPGRGEGRREPSFPREEEPKMQRGAEPWNWVLETSSAGSHDFHPDPALEAASISTPGMRRSVLVRNPGHKGPRPAYDELDSDSEDLDPNPEELDPEPDPEDLNTVSEDVDPSYEDLEPVSEDLDPDAEAPSSVSGTRDSDPQDLDPMSSSFDLDPDVIGPVPLVLDPNSDTLSPTEAPDLDPLSSSLTATPEVLAASPAVLPAPASPPRPFSCPDCGRAFRRSSGLSQHRRTHSGEKPYRCPDCGKSFSHGATLAQHRGIHTGARPYQCAACGKAFGWRSTLLKHRSSHSGEKPHHCPVCGKAFGHGSLLAQHLRTHGGPRPHKCPVCAKGFGQGSALLKHLRTHTGERPYPCPQCGKAFGQSSALLQHQRTHTAERPYRCPHCGKAFGQSSNLQHHLRIHTGERPYACPHCSKAFGQSSALLQHLHVHSGERPYRCQLCGKAFGQASSLTKHKRVHEGAAAAAAAAAAAAAGLGLSPASMLRPGQVSLLGPDAVSVLGSGLGLSPGPSSGLGSDPGSEPGSLPNPSPKAVSGSESTPTPDSIKASDPKPGHDADPDLVASPDHGSGPSSDSNPESHPEPCSPTHDTVSPALPTGESPEWVREQGALLGPDG
- the ZNF358 gene encoding zinc finger protein 358 isoform X4 — encoded protein: MRRSVLVRNPGHKGPRPAYDELDSDSEDLDPNPEELDPEPDPEDLNTVSEDVDPSYEDLEPVSEDLDPDAEAPSSVSGTRDSDPQDLDPMSSSFDLDPDVIGPVPLVLDPNSDTLSPTEAPDLDPLSSSLTATPEVLAASPAVLPAPASPPRPFSCPDCGRAFRRSSGLSQHRRTHSGEKPYRCPDCGKSFSHGATLAQHRGIHTGARPYQCAACGKAFGWRSTLLKHRSSHSGEKPHHCPVCGKAFGHGSLLAQHLRTHGGPRPHKCPVCAKGFGQGSALLKHLRTHTGERPYPCPQCGKAFGQSSALLQHQRTHTAERPYRCPHCGKAFGQSSNLQHHLRIHTGERPYACPHCSKAFGQSSALLQHLHVHSGERPYRCQLCGKAFGQASSLTKHKRVHEGAAAAAAAAAAAAAGLGLSPASMLRPGQVSLLGPDAVSVLGSGLGLSPGPSSGLGSDPGSEPGSLPNPSPKAVSGSESTPTPDSIKASDPKPGHDADPDLVASPDHGSGPSSDSNPESHPEPCSPTHDTVSPALPTGESPEWVREQGALLGPDG